Proteins from one Neodiprion fabricii isolate iyNeoFabr1 chromosome 5, iyNeoFabr1.1, whole genome shotgun sequence genomic window:
- the LOC124182275 gene encoding formin-like protein isoform X2, with translation MGIAQSRRGDTTDGGTNAGDHKRGNGTTAQHYSSQHSPGSGMGTLGGPHNRAGSLRGPPPRLPMPDATELESRFARVLASMDLPPDKAKLLKQYDDEKKWDIVCDQLRVQAKDPPSHYLTKLRTYLDPKASRSHRKRKMVGESTSTQVLRDLEISLRTNHIEWVREFLDEENQGLDALIDYLSFRLLMMRHEQRLMESRTESEERLHGAGIGDTSTLNNGCLRPPLYDLKDSPGVKRRTRHVARLNMGEAKDDIHVCILCMRAIMNNKYGFNMVIQHKEAINCIALSLIHKSLRTKSLVLELLAAICLVKGGHEIILSAFDNFKEVCSERRRFNTLMTYFTQYDNFHIEFMVACMQFVNIVVHSVEDMNFRVHLQYEFTKLGLDEYLEKLRHTESEDLQVQISAYLDNVFDVAALMEDSETKTAALEKVAELEDKLGHAHDRMAELERESLAKLADLETELGATKIEYSDAVEARRIAEEELAALRRQRQDSARRQSVLENKIIELQTLTGTLTKGSTIASLGNGSTSPSVDDAFTSTSAPASSPQVSEIPLPAAAPPPPPPPPCPPPPPMVPFSPGDHKAPPPVPVPPPPAGMMPAPDGAMTIKRKVQTKYKLPTLNWVALKPNQVRGTIFNELDDDRLHNCIDFSDFEERFKIGMGGPVSNGNSEIDGLQSQSSKRFKKPENVSLLEHTRLRNIAISRRKMEMPVDKVITAVNSLDLKVLSLENVELLQRMVPTDQEIKAYREYICEKKNVNLLTEEDKFLMQLGKVERISTKLSIMNYIGNFFDNLHLITPQIHAVISASSSVKSSKKLRAVLEIILAFGNYLNSSKRGPAYGFKLQSLDTLLDTKSTDKRMCLLHYIVATIRLKFPELINFESELMYIDKAATVSIENITTDVHELEKSMDLVRKEYELRGKEKHNTVLRDFLSNSEEKLRRLKLDARTAGETFRECVEFFGESPRQADANTFFSLLVRFARAFKAADQENEQRRRLEAAAAEALNTSEEVFKRNKLNQKKQQDAVINELKNKTRLVQEKKLLQQDEVYNGALEDILLGLRSEPYRRADAVRRSQRRRIDNHRLSRTAEELEL, from the exons TTGAGGGTGCAGGCAAAGGATCCACCCTCCCATTATTTGACCAAGTTGAGAACTTACCTGGATCCAAAAGCTTCTCGAAGTCATCGA AAGCGAAAAATGGTCGGGGAATCAACGTCGACACAAGTTCTCAGAGATTTGGAGATCTCGTTAAGAACAAATCACATAGA ATGGGTGAGAGAATTTTTGGACGAAGAAAATCAAGGCCTCGATGCTCTCATCGATTACCTTAGCTTCAGATTACTGATGATGAGGCACGAGCAGCGTTTGATGGAATCCAGAACGGAGTCCGAGGAGAGGTTGCATGGTG caGGCATCGGAGACACTTCTACCCTGAATAATGGGTGTCTCAGACCACCTCTTTACGATCTTAAAGATAGCCCAGGAGTTAAACGTCGGACGCGACACGTCGCTCGGTTAAACATGGGAGAAGCGAAGGACGATATACACGTTTGCATACTTTGCATGCGGGCGATTATGAACAACAAG TATGGATTTAATATGGTAATTCAACACAAGGAGGCAATAAACTGTATAGCTCTCAGTTTGATACACAAAAGCTTGAG AACGAAATCTCTAGTGTTGGAACTTTTGGCAGCGATTTGCCTGGTCAAAGGTGGTCACGAAATAATACTCTCAGCATTCGATAATTTTAAGGAAGTCTGCTCCGAAAGACGAAGATTCAATACACTCATGACTTATTTTACCCAATACGATAACTTTCATATTGAATTCATGGTCGCTTGTATGCAGTTCGTTAACATCGTTGTTCACTCTGTCGAGGATATGAACTTCAGGGTCCATCTTCAGTACGAATTTACAAAGCTCGGTCTTGACGAGTATTTAGAAAAACTTAGGCACACGGAAAGTGAAGATTTGCAG gTTCAAATCTCCGCTTATCTAGACAATGTATTCGACGTAGCTGCACTCATGGAAGATAGCGAAACCAAGACTGCCGCTTTAGAAAAAGTTGCAGAACTAGAGGACAAGCTCGGTCAT gctcATGACAGGATGGCAGAATTGGAGCGTGAGTCGCTGGCTAAACTAGCCGATCTAGAGACTGAGCTCGGAGCAACTAAAATAGAGTATTCGGATGCCGTTGAGGCACGTAGAATAGCGGAGGAGGAATTAGCCGCTCTTAGAAGGCAGCGGCAAGATTCTGCTCGACGGCAGAGCGTCcttgagaataaaattatcgaacTTCAAACGCTGACTGGAACCTTAACCAAAGGGTCGACAA TTGCTAGTCTTGGTAATGGTTCGACGTCTCCGTCTGTCGATGATGCTTTCACGTCAACCTCGGCTCCGGCATCTTCTCCGCAAGTTTCTGAAATACCTCTGCCTGCCGCTGCGCCTCCGCCACCGCCGCCTCCGCCTtgtcctccacctcctcccaTGGTTCCCTTTTCTCCTGGAGACCATAAAGCACCACCTCCGGTTCCGGTTCCACCACCTCCTGCAGGCATGATGCCAGCGCCGGACGGAGCAATGACGATCAAGCGCAAG GTGCAAACAAAGTACAAACTTCCAACGCTCAACTGGGTGGCTTTGAAGCCCAACCAAGTTAGAGGTACTATTTTCAACGAGCTGGACGACGATCGGCTCCACAACTGTATAGACTTCTCTGATTTTGAAGAAAGATTTAAAATCGGCATGGGTGGACCGGTTTCGAATGGCAACAGCGAAATCGACGGTCTACAAAGTCAGTCAAGCAAGAGATTCAAGAAACCTGAAAATGTATCGTTGCTCGAACACACGAGATTGCGTAATATTG CAATATCGcgaagaaaaatggaaatgcCAGTCGACAAAGTGATCACGGCTGTAAATAGTCTTGATTTAAAAGTGCTTTCCCTTGAGAACGTAGAGCTACTTCAACGGATGGTGCCGACAGATCAAGAG ATAAAGGCATACCGTGAATATATTTGCGAAAAGAAGAATGTCAACCTCCTAACGGAAGAAGACAAATTCTTGATGCAACTTGGAAAAGTAGAGAGAATATCAACGAAATTGTCAATAATGAACTATATCGGAAATTTCTTTGACAATTTGCATCTAATTACACCGCAAATTCACGCTGTAATATCCGCGTCAAGTTCGGTAAAGAGTTCGAAAAAGTTAAGGGCTGTGTTGGAAATAATTCTTGCCtttggaaattatttgaacAGTAGTAAACGAGGTCCGGCTTACGGATTCAAACTTCAAAGCTTAGACACTTTATTGGATACTAAATCAACGGATAAACGTATGTGCCTGTTGCATTACATCGTTGCTACGATACGGCTGAAGTTCCCCGAACTGATAAACTTTGAATCTGAATTAATGTACATCGACAAGGCTGCCACGG TATCCATAGAAAACATCACAACCGACGTACACGAGTTGGAAAAAAGTATGGACTTGGTAAGAAAGGAATACGAGCTACGTGGTAAAGAAAAACACAACACGGTATTGCGAGATTTCCTAAGCAATTCCGAGGAAAAATTGCGCAGATTAAAACTCGACGCTCGTACGGCCGGCGAAACGTTTCGCGAGTGTGTAGAATTCTTCGGCGAAAGTCCAAGGCAGGCCGATGCCAACACGTTCTTCTCGCTACTCGTCAGATTCGCGAGAGCATTTAAA GCTGCGGATCAAGAAAACGAACAGCGTCGAAGGTTGGAGGCTGCTGCGGCAGAAGCCTTGAATACGTCTGAAGAAGTTTTTAAGAGAAACAAGTTGAATCAAAAGAAACAGCAG GACGCTGTGATAAATGAACTGAAAAATAAGACGCGACTGGTTCAAGAAAAGAAATTGCTCCAACAAGACGAAGTCTACAATGGAGCACTGGAAGACATTCTGCTTGGTCTTCGCTCGGAACCTTATCGCAGAGCCGATGCCGTTCGACGTAGTCAACGACGACGGATCGACAATCACCGATTGTCCCGTACTGCTGAGGAATTGGAACTGTAA
- the LOC124182275 gene encoding formin-like protein isoform X4 — translation MKWQASMDLPPDKAKLLKQYDDEKKWDIVCDQLRVQAKDPPSHYLTKLRTYLDPKASRSHRTYRFLTFFQKRKMVGESTSTQVLRDLEISLRTNHIEWVREFLDEENQGLDALIDYLSFRLLMMRHEQRLMESRTESEERLHGAGIGDTSTLNNGCLRPPLYDLKDSPGVKRRTRHVARLNMGEAKDDIHVCILCMRAIMNNKYGFNMVIQHKEAINCIALSLIHKSLRTKSLVLELLAAICLVKGGHEIILSAFDNFKEVCSERRRFNTLMTYFTQYDNFHIEFMVACMQFVNIVVHSVEDMNFRVHLQYEFTKLGLDEYLEKLRHTESEDLQVQISAYLDNVFDVAALMEDSETKTAALEKVAELEDKLGHAHDRMAELERESLAKLADLETELGATKIEYSDAVEARRIAEEELAALRRQRQDSARRQSVLENKIIELQTLTGTLTKGSTIASLGNGSTSPSVDDAFTSTSAPASSPQVSEIPLPAAAPPPPPPPPCPPPPPMVPFSPGDHKAPPPVPVPPPPAGMMPAPDGAMTIKRKVQTKYKLPTLNWVALKPNQVRGTIFNELDDDRLHNCIDFSDFEERFKIGMGGPVSNGNSEIDGLQSQSSKRFKKPENVSLLEHTRLRNIAISRRKMEMPVDKVITAVNSLDLKVLSLENVELLQRMVPTDQEIKAYREYICEKKNVNLLTEEDKFLMQLGKVERISTKLSIMNYIGNFFDNLHLITPQIHAVISASSSVKSSKKLRAVLEIILAFGNYLNSSKRGPAYGFKLQSLDTLLDTKSTDKRMCLLHYIVATIRLKFPELINFESELMYIDKAATVSIENITTDVHELEKSMDLVRKEYELRGKEKHNTVLRDFLSNSEEKLRRLKLDARTAGETFRECVEFFGESPRQADANTFFSLLVRFARAFKAADQENEQRRRLEAAAAEALNTSEEVFKRNKLNQKKQQDAVINELKNKTRLVQEKKLLQQDEVYNGALEDILLGLRSEPYRRADAVRRSQRRRIDNHRLSRTAEELEL, via the exons TTGAGGGTGCAGGCAAAGGATCCACCCTCCCATTATTTGACCAAGTTGAGAACTTACCTGGATCCAAAAGCTTCTCGAAGTCATCGA ACGTATCGTTTCCTTACGTTCTTTCAGAAGCGAAAAATGGTCGGGGAATCAACGTCGACACAAGTTCTCAGAGATTTGGAGATCTCGTTAAGAACAAATCACATAGA ATGGGTGAGAGAATTTTTGGACGAAGAAAATCAAGGCCTCGATGCTCTCATCGATTACCTTAGCTTCAGATTACTGATGATGAGGCACGAGCAGCGTTTGATGGAATCCAGAACGGAGTCCGAGGAGAGGTTGCATGGTG caGGCATCGGAGACACTTCTACCCTGAATAATGGGTGTCTCAGACCACCTCTTTACGATCTTAAAGATAGCCCAGGAGTTAAACGTCGGACGCGACACGTCGCTCGGTTAAACATGGGAGAAGCGAAGGACGATATACACGTTTGCATACTTTGCATGCGGGCGATTATGAACAACAAG TATGGATTTAATATGGTAATTCAACACAAGGAGGCAATAAACTGTATAGCTCTCAGTTTGATACACAAAAGCTTGAG AACGAAATCTCTAGTGTTGGAACTTTTGGCAGCGATTTGCCTGGTCAAAGGTGGTCACGAAATAATACTCTCAGCATTCGATAATTTTAAGGAAGTCTGCTCCGAAAGACGAAGATTCAATACACTCATGACTTATTTTACCCAATACGATAACTTTCATATTGAATTCATGGTCGCTTGTATGCAGTTCGTTAACATCGTTGTTCACTCTGTCGAGGATATGAACTTCAGGGTCCATCTTCAGTACGAATTTACAAAGCTCGGTCTTGACGAGTATTTAGAAAAACTTAGGCACACGGAAAGTGAAGATTTGCAG gTTCAAATCTCCGCTTATCTAGACAATGTATTCGACGTAGCTGCACTCATGGAAGATAGCGAAACCAAGACTGCCGCTTTAGAAAAAGTTGCAGAACTAGAGGACAAGCTCGGTCAT gctcATGACAGGATGGCAGAATTGGAGCGTGAGTCGCTGGCTAAACTAGCCGATCTAGAGACTGAGCTCGGAGCAACTAAAATAGAGTATTCGGATGCCGTTGAGGCACGTAGAATAGCGGAGGAGGAATTAGCCGCTCTTAGAAGGCAGCGGCAAGATTCTGCTCGACGGCAGAGCGTCcttgagaataaaattatcgaacTTCAAACGCTGACTGGAACCTTAACCAAAGGGTCGACAA TTGCTAGTCTTGGTAATGGTTCGACGTCTCCGTCTGTCGATGATGCTTTCACGTCAACCTCGGCTCCGGCATCTTCTCCGCAAGTTTCTGAAATACCTCTGCCTGCCGCTGCGCCTCCGCCACCGCCGCCTCCGCCTtgtcctccacctcctcccaTGGTTCCCTTTTCTCCTGGAGACCATAAAGCACCACCTCCGGTTCCGGTTCCACCACCTCCTGCAGGCATGATGCCAGCGCCGGACGGAGCAATGACGATCAAGCGCAAG GTGCAAACAAAGTACAAACTTCCAACGCTCAACTGGGTGGCTTTGAAGCCCAACCAAGTTAGAGGTACTATTTTCAACGAGCTGGACGACGATCGGCTCCACAACTGTATAGACTTCTCTGATTTTGAAGAAAGATTTAAAATCGGCATGGGTGGACCGGTTTCGAATGGCAACAGCGAAATCGACGGTCTACAAAGTCAGTCAAGCAAGAGATTCAAGAAACCTGAAAATGTATCGTTGCTCGAACACACGAGATTGCGTAATATTG CAATATCGcgaagaaaaatggaaatgcCAGTCGACAAAGTGATCACGGCTGTAAATAGTCTTGATTTAAAAGTGCTTTCCCTTGAGAACGTAGAGCTACTTCAACGGATGGTGCCGACAGATCAAGAG ATAAAGGCATACCGTGAATATATTTGCGAAAAGAAGAATGTCAACCTCCTAACGGAAGAAGACAAATTCTTGATGCAACTTGGAAAAGTAGAGAGAATATCAACGAAATTGTCAATAATGAACTATATCGGAAATTTCTTTGACAATTTGCATCTAATTACACCGCAAATTCACGCTGTAATATCCGCGTCAAGTTCGGTAAAGAGTTCGAAAAAGTTAAGGGCTGTGTTGGAAATAATTCTTGCCtttggaaattatttgaacAGTAGTAAACGAGGTCCGGCTTACGGATTCAAACTTCAAAGCTTAGACACTTTATTGGATACTAAATCAACGGATAAACGTATGTGCCTGTTGCATTACATCGTTGCTACGATACGGCTGAAGTTCCCCGAACTGATAAACTTTGAATCTGAATTAATGTACATCGACAAGGCTGCCACGG TATCCATAGAAAACATCACAACCGACGTACACGAGTTGGAAAAAAGTATGGACTTGGTAAGAAAGGAATACGAGCTACGTGGTAAAGAAAAACACAACACGGTATTGCGAGATTTCCTAAGCAATTCCGAGGAAAAATTGCGCAGATTAAAACTCGACGCTCGTACGGCCGGCGAAACGTTTCGCGAGTGTGTAGAATTCTTCGGCGAAAGTCCAAGGCAGGCCGATGCCAACACGTTCTTCTCGCTACTCGTCAGATTCGCGAGAGCATTTAAA GCTGCGGATCAAGAAAACGAACAGCGTCGAAGGTTGGAGGCTGCTGCGGCAGAAGCCTTGAATACGTCTGAAGAAGTTTTTAAGAGAAACAAGTTGAATCAAAAGAAACAGCAG GACGCTGTGATAAATGAACTGAAAAATAAGACGCGACTGGTTCAAGAAAAGAAATTGCTCCAACAAGACGAAGTCTACAATGGAGCACTGGAAGACATTCTGCTTGGTCTTCGCTCGGAACCTTATCGCAGAGCCGATGCCGTTCGACGTAGTCAACGACGACGGATCGACAATCACCGATTGTCCCGTACTGCTGAGGAATTGGAACTGTAA
- the LOC124182275 gene encoding formin-like protein isoform X1, which produces MGIAQSRRGDTTDGGTNAGDHKRGNGTTAQHYSSQHSPGSGMGTLGGPHNRAGSLRGPPPRLPMPDATELESRFARVLASMDLPPDKAKLLKQYDDEKKWDIVCDQLRVQAKDPPSHYLTKLRTYLDPKASRSHRTYRFLTFFQKRKMVGESTSTQVLRDLEISLRTNHIEWVREFLDEENQGLDALIDYLSFRLLMMRHEQRLMESRTESEERLHGAGIGDTSTLNNGCLRPPLYDLKDSPGVKRRTRHVARLNMGEAKDDIHVCILCMRAIMNNKYGFNMVIQHKEAINCIALSLIHKSLRTKSLVLELLAAICLVKGGHEIILSAFDNFKEVCSERRRFNTLMTYFTQYDNFHIEFMVACMQFVNIVVHSVEDMNFRVHLQYEFTKLGLDEYLEKLRHTESEDLQVQISAYLDNVFDVAALMEDSETKTAALEKVAELEDKLGHAHDRMAELERESLAKLADLETELGATKIEYSDAVEARRIAEEELAALRRQRQDSARRQSVLENKIIELQTLTGTLTKGSTIASLGNGSTSPSVDDAFTSTSAPASSPQVSEIPLPAAAPPPPPPPPCPPPPPMVPFSPGDHKAPPPVPVPPPPAGMMPAPDGAMTIKRKVQTKYKLPTLNWVALKPNQVRGTIFNELDDDRLHNCIDFSDFEERFKIGMGGPVSNGNSEIDGLQSQSSKRFKKPENVSLLEHTRLRNIAISRRKMEMPVDKVITAVNSLDLKVLSLENVELLQRMVPTDQEIKAYREYICEKKNVNLLTEEDKFLMQLGKVERISTKLSIMNYIGNFFDNLHLITPQIHAVISASSSVKSSKKLRAVLEIILAFGNYLNSSKRGPAYGFKLQSLDTLLDTKSTDKRMCLLHYIVATIRLKFPELINFESELMYIDKAATVSIENITTDVHELEKSMDLVRKEYELRGKEKHNTVLRDFLSNSEEKLRRLKLDARTAGETFRECVEFFGESPRQADANTFFSLLVRFARAFKAADQENEQRRRLEAAAAEALNTSEEVFKRNKLNQKKQQDAVINELKNKTRLVQEKKLLQQDEVYNGALEDILLGLRSEPYRRADAVRRSQRRRIDNHRLSRTAEELEL; this is translated from the exons TTGAGGGTGCAGGCAAAGGATCCACCCTCCCATTATTTGACCAAGTTGAGAACTTACCTGGATCCAAAAGCTTCTCGAAGTCATCGA ACGTATCGTTTCCTTACGTTCTTTCAGAAGCGAAAAATGGTCGGGGAATCAACGTCGACACAAGTTCTCAGAGATTTGGAGATCTCGTTAAGAACAAATCACATAGA ATGGGTGAGAGAATTTTTGGACGAAGAAAATCAAGGCCTCGATGCTCTCATCGATTACCTTAGCTTCAGATTACTGATGATGAGGCACGAGCAGCGTTTGATGGAATCCAGAACGGAGTCCGAGGAGAGGTTGCATGGTG caGGCATCGGAGACACTTCTACCCTGAATAATGGGTGTCTCAGACCACCTCTTTACGATCTTAAAGATAGCCCAGGAGTTAAACGTCGGACGCGACACGTCGCTCGGTTAAACATGGGAGAAGCGAAGGACGATATACACGTTTGCATACTTTGCATGCGGGCGATTATGAACAACAAG TATGGATTTAATATGGTAATTCAACACAAGGAGGCAATAAACTGTATAGCTCTCAGTTTGATACACAAAAGCTTGAG AACGAAATCTCTAGTGTTGGAACTTTTGGCAGCGATTTGCCTGGTCAAAGGTGGTCACGAAATAATACTCTCAGCATTCGATAATTTTAAGGAAGTCTGCTCCGAAAGACGAAGATTCAATACACTCATGACTTATTTTACCCAATACGATAACTTTCATATTGAATTCATGGTCGCTTGTATGCAGTTCGTTAACATCGTTGTTCACTCTGTCGAGGATATGAACTTCAGGGTCCATCTTCAGTACGAATTTACAAAGCTCGGTCTTGACGAGTATTTAGAAAAACTTAGGCACACGGAAAGTGAAGATTTGCAG gTTCAAATCTCCGCTTATCTAGACAATGTATTCGACGTAGCTGCACTCATGGAAGATAGCGAAACCAAGACTGCCGCTTTAGAAAAAGTTGCAGAACTAGAGGACAAGCTCGGTCAT gctcATGACAGGATGGCAGAATTGGAGCGTGAGTCGCTGGCTAAACTAGCCGATCTAGAGACTGAGCTCGGAGCAACTAAAATAGAGTATTCGGATGCCGTTGAGGCACGTAGAATAGCGGAGGAGGAATTAGCCGCTCTTAGAAGGCAGCGGCAAGATTCTGCTCGACGGCAGAGCGTCcttgagaataaaattatcgaacTTCAAACGCTGACTGGAACCTTAACCAAAGGGTCGACAA TTGCTAGTCTTGGTAATGGTTCGACGTCTCCGTCTGTCGATGATGCTTTCACGTCAACCTCGGCTCCGGCATCTTCTCCGCAAGTTTCTGAAATACCTCTGCCTGCCGCTGCGCCTCCGCCACCGCCGCCTCCGCCTtgtcctccacctcctcccaTGGTTCCCTTTTCTCCTGGAGACCATAAAGCACCACCTCCGGTTCCGGTTCCACCACCTCCTGCAGGCATGATGCCAGCGCCGGACGGAGCAATGACGATCAAGCGCAAG GTGCAAACAAAGTACAAACTTCCAACGCTCAACTGGGTGGCTTTGAAGCCCAACCAAGTTAGAGGTACTATTTTCAACGAGCTGGACGACGATCGGCTCCACAACTGTATAGACTTCTCTGATTTTGAAGAAAGATTTAAAATCGGCATGGGTGGACCGGTTTCGAATGGCAACAGCGAAATCGACGGTCTACAAAGTCAGTCAAGCAAGAGATTCAAGAAACCTGAAAATGTATCGTTGCTCGAACACACGAGATTGCGTAATATTG CAATATCGcgaagaaaaatggaaatgcCAGTCGACAAAGTGATCACGGCTGTAAATAGTCTTGATTTAAAAGTGCTTTCCCTTGAGAACGTAGAGCTACTTCAACGGATGGTGCCGACAGATCAAGAG ATAAAGGCATACCGTGAATATATTTGCGAAAAGAAGAATGTCAACCTCCTAACGGAAGAAGACAAATTCTTGATGCAACTTGGAAAAGTAGAGAGAATATCAACGAAATTGTCAATAATGAACTATATCGGAAATTTCTTTGACAATTTGCATCTAATTACACCGCAAATTCACGCTGTAATATCCGCGTCAAGTTCGGTAAAGAGTTCGAAAAAGTTAAGGGCTGTGTTGGAAATAATTCTTGCCtttggaaattatttgaacAGTAGTAAACGAGGTCCGGCTTACGGATTCAAACTTCAAAGCTTAGACACTTTATTGGATACTAAATCAACGGATAAACGTATGTGCCTGTTGCATTACATCGTTGCTACGATACGGCTGAAGTTCCCCGAACTGATAAACTTTGAATCTGAATTAATGTACATCGACAAGGCTGCCACGG TATCCATAGAAAACATCACAACCGACGTACACGAGTTGGAAAAAAGTATGGACTTGGTAAGAAAGGAATACGAGCTACGTGGTAAAGAAAAACACAACACGGTATTGCGAGATTTCCTAAGCAATTCCGAGGAAAAATTGCGCAGATTAAAACTCGACGCTCGTACGGCCGGCGAAACGTTTCGCGAGTGTGTAGAATTCTTCGGCGAAAGTCCAAGGCAGGCCGATGCCAACACGTTCTTCTCGCTACTCGTCAGATTCGCGAGAGCATTTAAA GCTGCGGATCAAGAAAACGAACAGCGTCGAAGGTTGGAGGCTGCTGCGGCAGAAGCCTTGAATACGTCTGAAGAAGTTTTTAAGAGAAACAAGTTGAATCAAAAGAAACAGCAG GACGCTGTGATAAATGAACTGAAAAATAAGACGCGACTGGTTCAAGAAAAGAAATTGCTCCAACAAGACGAAGTCTACAATGGAGCACTGGAAGACATTCTGCTTGGTCTTCGCTCGGAACCTTATCGCAGAGCCGATGCCGTTCGACGTAGTCAACGACGACGGATCGACAATCACCGATTGTCCCGTACTGCTGAGGAATTGGAACTGTAA